A stretch of Dehalococcoidia bacterium DNA encodes these proteins:
- a CDS encoding metal-sulfur cluster assembly factor, translating to MATNALVSPEDIMDALQPVQDPELRMSIVDLGLVYDVDIDEDGMVDVVITLTTPACPLGPLLIGQIQDTLMDLPGVKDVNVEITFTPPWDPRTMASDEIKMQLGIW from the coding sequence ATGGCGACAAACGCCCTCGTATCGCCCGAAGACATCATGGACGCGCTGCAGCCCGTGCAGGACCCCGAGCTGCGCATGAGCATCGTCGACCTCGGGCTCGTGTACGACGTCGATATCGACGAGGACGGCATGGTGGACGTCGTGATCACGCTGACGACACCAGCCTGCCCCCTGGGGCCGCTGCTTATCGGCCAGATCCAGGACACGCTCATGGACTTGCCGGGAGTGAAGGACGTGAATGTCGAGATCACCTTCACGCCGCCCTGGGACCCGCGCACCATGGCCTCGGACGAGATCAAGATGCAGCTCGGGATCTGGTAG
- a CDS encoding SUF system NifU family Fe-S cluster assembly protein, producing MTRVDSPFPEPELDELYRELILDHYRHPHNKGKLPNATHAEGYNPLCGDEIELDVALDGETIEDIAFGGRGCSISQASASMMTDAVKGATVAEAERLAEAFRTMMTDAESEPDEALGDLEAFQGVAKFPVRVKCATLAWRVLEDAIKGGPERIEIKGDER from the coding sequence ATGACGCGCGTTGACTCGCCCTTCCCCGAGCCAGAGCTGGACGAGCTCTATCGCGAGCTCATCCTCGACCACTACCGCCACCCGCATAACAAGGGCAAGCTGCCGAACGCCACCCACGCCGAGGGCTACAACCCCCTCTGCGGCGACGAGATCGAGCTGGACGTGGCCCTGGACGGCGAGACGATCGAGGACATCGCCTTCGGCGGGCGCGGCTGCTCGATCAGCCAGGCCTCGGCCTCGATGATGACGGACGCCGTCAAGGGCGCGACCGTCGCCGAGGCGGAGCGGCTGGCCGAGGCCTTCCGCACGATGATGACTGACGCCGAGTCGGAGCCGGACGAGGCCCTGGGCGACCTCGAGGCCTTCCAGGGCGTCGCGAAGTTCCCGGTGCGCGTCAAGTGCGCGACCCTCGCCTGGCGCGTGCTCGAGGACGCGATCAAGGGCGGCCCGGAGCGCATCGAGATCAAGGGCGACGAGCGGTAG
- a CDS encoding cysteine desulfurase, producing MLDVEAVRKDFPILQRKVHGKPLVYFDNAATTQKPRQVIQALVDYYENYNANIHRGLHKLAEEATEAYEASRAKVARFIKAPEPRSVVFTRNTTEALNLVAYAWGHANLGPGDEIVLSVMEHHSNLVPWQLIAQEKGATIRYLDIDEDGRLRRDQIERVIGPKTKAVSIVHASNVLGINPVTEIAEVAHRHGAIMVVDAAQSVPNMPIDVTELGADFVAFSGHKMAGPTGIGVLWGKPEHLEAMGPFLGGGEMISRVTLEGATWNDIPWKFEAGTPNIADGIALGAAVDYLEGIGMENVRAHERSLVAYALERLADIAEVKVYGPDDPEERVGVVAFNYGDIHPHDLGQVLDTYGIAIRAGHHCAQPLMRRLDCVATARASFYLYNTKAEIDVFIEALQAAGRYFKAPSTMVTQ from the coding sequence ATGCTTGACGTAGAAGCCGTCCGCAAGGACTTTCCGATCCTCCAGCGCAAGGTGCACGGCAAGCCGCTGGTGTACTTCGACAACGCCGCGACGACGCAGAAGCCGCGGCAGGTGATCCAGGCGCTGGTCGACTACTACGAGAACTACAACGCCAACATCCACCGCGGTTTACATAAGCTCGCGGAGGAAGCCACCGAGGCGTACGAGGCCTCGCGGGCCAAGGTCGCGCGCTTCATCAAGGCCCCGGAGCCGCGCTCCGTGGTCTTCACCCGCAACACCACGGAGGCGTTGAACCTGGTCGCCTACGCCTGGGGCCACGCGAACCTAGGGCCGGGCGACGAGATCGTGCTCTCGGTGATGGAGCACCACTCGAACCTTGTCCCCTGGCAGCTCATCGCCCAGGAGAAGGGAGCGACGATCAGGTACCTGGACATCGACGAGGACGGCCGCCTGCGCCGCGACCAGATCGAGCGCGTCATCGGGCCGAAGACGAAGGCAGTGTCGATAGTGCACGCCTCCAACGTGCTCGGCATCAACCCCGTCACCGAGATCGCCGAGGTTGCGCACCGCCATGGCGCGATCATGGTCGTGGACGCCGCCCAGAGCGTCCCGAACATGCCGATCGACGTCACGGAGCTCGGCGCCGACTTCGTCGCCTTCTCCGGCCACAAGATGGCGGGCCCGACGGGTATCGGCGTGCTCTGGGGCAAGCCCGAGCACCTGGAGGCGATGGGGCCCTTCCTCGGCGGCGGCGAGATGATCTCGCGCGTCACGCTCGAGGGCGCCACCTGGAACGACATCCCCTGGAAGTTCGAGGCGGGTACGCCGAACATCGCCGACGGTATCGCCCTCGGCGCCGCCGTCGACTACCTCGAAGGCATCGGCATGGAGAACGTGCGCGCGCACGAGCGCTCGCTCGTCGCCTACGCCCTCGAGCGGCTGGCGGACATTGCCGAGGTCAAGGTCTACGGCCCGGACGACCCGGAGGAGCGCGTCGGCGTCGTCGCCTTCAACTATGGCGACATCCACCCGCACGACCTCGGCCAGGTGCTGGACACTTACGGCATCGCGATCCGCGCCGGACACCACTGCGCCCAGCCGCTGATGCGCCGCCTGGACTGCGTGGCCACGGCGCGCGCCAGCTTCTACCTCTACAACACGAAGGCGGAGATCGACGTGTTCATCGAGGCGCTGCAGGCGGCGGGGAGGTACTTCAAGGCGCCATCGACTATGGTGACTCAATGA
- a CDS encoding DinB family protein produces the protein MTSVRFASWVERVALQMERSRQAVIEFAREQDGSFWQKPSLVRGWTNQDLLAHIGRGNDQMLQDILRAVSAGREVPPEVLAPDTDAENERRVAERRRWPIERVIAELEESGAEMQALLAGLREADADLHPGGAPWTLAGLMQVVLAEDHDREHLDQLRQSQSGDAGALKAERLGAEHA, from the coding sequence ATGACGTCCGTCCGCTTCGCGAGCTGGGTGGAACGCGTGGCGCTCCAGATGGAGCGGAGCCGCCAGGCCGTCATCGAGTTCGCGAGGGAGCAGGACGGCTCGTTCTGGCAGAAGCCCAGCCTCGTCCGAGGCTGGACGAACCAGGACCTGCTGGCCCACATCGGCCGCGGCAACGACCAGATGTTGCAGGACATCCTGCGCGCGGTGTCCGCGGGGCGCGAGGTGCCGCCGGAGGTGCTCGCGCCGGACACCGATGCCGAGAACGAGCGCCGGGTGGCGGAGCGCCGCCGCTGGCCGATCGAACGCGTCATCGCTGAGCTGGAGGAGTCGGGCGCTGAGATGCAAGCGCTGCTCGCCGGGCTGCGCGAAGCGGACGCGGACCTGCACCCGGGCGGCGCCCCATGGACGCTGGCTGGGCTGATGCAGGTGGTGCTGGCCGAAGACCATGACCGCGAGCACCTGGACCAGCTGCGGCAAAGCCAGTCGGGCGATGCTGGAGCGCTAAAGGCTGAAAGGCTGGGGGCCGAACATGCTTGA
- a CDS encoding non-heme iron oxygenase ferredoxin subunit, whose protein sequence is MSDNDFVTVAQTSDIPAGQVRVFSVDGFDVAIANVDGAFYAIDDVCTHDGGPLGEGTLIGDQVECPRHGARFDVKTGAVKALPAVLPVRTYEVRVEGGQVQVRVDSR, encoded by the coding sequence ATGAGTGACAACGACTTCGTGACCGTAGCCCAGACCTCCGACATCCCCGCCGGCCAGGTGCGCGTGTTCAGCGTGGACGGCTTCGACGTCGCGATCGCCAACGTCGACGGCGCCTTCTACGCCATCGACGACGTTTGCACGCACGATGGCGGGCCTCTCGGCGAAGGGACCCTGATCGGAGACCAGGTGGAGTGCCCGCGCCACGGCGCCCGCTTCGACGTGAAGACCGGCGCCGTGAAGGCGCTGCCTGCCGTCCTGCCGGTGCGGACCTACGAGGTGCGCGTCGAAGGCGGCCAGGTGCAGGTCAGGGTGGACTCGCGATGA
- the sufD gene encoding Fe-S cluster assembly protein SufD: MTTTALSPTEFLRLPPVTRADLEEVVARRGGEPQWLRGSRAAAWEAYESQAMPDPKDDEWRRTELSGIDLGALRPAGRYQGQLPSHLHWAGKGDFAGQVAQIDGASDAAWLDEQLRAQGVALFDLDSAAARQDLEGLLYASVYTDWKLVSLNSALWQGGCFLYVPDGVEVALPLHYWQAIATGGVSVFPRTLIRLGANSRARFVHEVASEEDTEALVSGAVEVYLGANARLEYYSINRWGHRVNYFNTIRASLEPGAEATIVNAGLGGDLTKAKTEVLLRGEGSAANLLDVSLGDGRQRFDYVTLQDHLAPRTTSDLLYKAALTGRASEVWYGTVRIHGGATGSDANQTSRNLLLSSTAKAAPIPVLEIEQFDILRCSHGATAGPVDEEQLFYLESRGIEHDEAERMLVDAFFQEVLDRIPDESLRERVQGALAAKLEASR; this comes from the coding sequence ATGACCACCACTGCGCTCTCTCCAACCGAATTCCTGAGGCTGCCACCCGTAACTCGCGCCGACCTCGAAGAGGTGGTGGCGCGCCGCGGCGGCGAGCCGCAGTGGCTGCGAGGCTCCCGCGCCGCTGCCTGGGAAGCCTACGAGAGCCAGGCCATGCCCGACCCGAAGGACGACGAGTGGCGGCGCACGGAGCTGTCGGGGATCGACCTCGGCGCGCTGCGTCCCGCCGGGCGCTACCAGGGGCAGCTGCCGTCGCACCTGCACTGGGCCGGCAAAGGCGACTTCGCGGGCCAGGTCGCCCAGATCGACGGCGCATCCGATGCCGCCTGGTTGGACGAACAACTGCGCGCGCAAGGCGTCGCCTTATTCGACCTTGACTCGGCGGCCGCCCGGCAGGACCTCGAGGGCCTGCTGTACGCCTCCGTGTACACGGACTGGAAGCTGGTGTCCCTGAACTCCGCGCTCTGGCAGGGCGGCTGCTTCCTCTACGTGCCCGATGGCGTCGAGGTCGCCTTGCCGCTGCACTACTGGCAGGCGATCGCGACGGGCGGCGTCTCTGTCTTCCCCCGGACGCTGATCCGCCTCGGGGCAAACAGCAGGGCCAGGTTCGTGCACGAAGTGGCCTCCGAGGAGGACACGGAAGCTCTGGTAAGCGGCGCCGTCGAGGTCTACCTCGGCGCGAACGCCCGGCTGGAGTACTACTCGATCAACCGCTGGGGTCACAGGGTCAACTACTTCAACACCATCCGCGCCTCACTCGAGCCGGGCGCCGAGGCGACGATAGTCAACGCCGGGCTGGGCGGCGACCTTACCAAGGCCAAGACGGAGGTGCTGCTCCGGGGCGAGGGCTCGGCCGCGAACCTGCTCGACGTCTCGCTGGGCGACGGCCGCCAGCGCTTCGACTACGTTACGCTACAGGACCACCTGGCGCCGCGGACGACGAGCGACCTCCTTTACAAGGCCGCGCTCACGGGCCGCGCGAGCGAGGTCTGGTACGGCACGGTCCGCATCCACGGCGGCGCCACGGGCAGCGACGCGAACCAGACGAGCCGCAATCTCCTGCTCAGCAGCACAGCAAAGGCGGCGCCGATCCCGGTGCTGGAGATCGAGCAGTTCGACATCCTCCGCTGCAGCCACGGCGCCACCGCCGGCCCGGTTGATGAAGAGCAGCTCTTCTACCTCGAGTCGCGCGGCATAGAGCACGACGAGGCCGAGCGCATGCTAGTCGACGCCTTCTTCCAGGAGGTCCTCGACCGTATCCCGGACGAGTCCCTGCGCGAGCGCGTCCAGGGAGCGCTGGCCGCGAAGCTGGAGGCCTCGAGATGA
- a CDS encoding DinB family protein — MGRSGIEQLLFAMDYAFEGLPGLDRGHALLVNLASVREEDWSWLPPGGSRTIGDIVRHVGLAKHVYDNHAFGDRSMVPGRPETMPALPGDAPRSELLDWVRAGHASLRSHLAALSDDSELLRPRNGWSLRLVHETRFVINTMISHDAYHAGEINHIRALAQGDDR, encoded by the coding sequence ATGGGCAGGTCAGGTATCGAGCAATTGCTATTCGCGATGGATTACGCCTTCGAGGGCTTGCCGGGCCTCGACCGCGGCCACGCGCTGCTGGTGAACCTGGCGTCCGTACGCGAGGAAGATTGGTCGTGGCTGCCCCCGGGCGGCAGCCGTACGATAGGCGACATCGTCCGGCACGTCGGCCTGGCGAAGCACGTGTATGACAACCACGCTTTCGGTGACCGCTCGATGGTGCCCGGACGGCCGGAGACGATGCCGGCGCTTCCCGGGGATGCACCGCGCAGCGAGCTCCTCGATTGGGTCCGCGCCGGTCACGCGAGCCTGAGGTCGCACCTCGCTGCCCTATCTGACGACAGCGAGCTCCTGCGGCCGCGCAACGGCTGGAGCCTGCGGCTAGTCCACGAGACGCGGTTCGTCATCAACACAATGATCTCGCACGACGCCTACCACGCCGGCGAAATAAACCATATCCGCGCCCTGGCTCAGGGCGACGACCGATGA
- the sufB gene encoding Fe-S cluster assembly protein SufB, which yields MTAVRPEEIVTGYKYGWHDPDFKPVNVVRKGLDKEIVASISAMKGEPMWMREQRLRALDIFESKPMPKGFWGGNLEGYPLDFQDIYYYVKPMEGQGRTWEEVPPEIKRTFDKLGIPEAERKFLAGVGAQYDSEVVYHKIREDLEKLGVIFVDMDTGLREHEDIVRQYFGTIVPAADNKFAALNSAVWSGGSFVYVPAGVRVDIPLQAYFRINTESMGQFERTLIIAEEGSYVHYVEGCTAPTYSNDSLHSAVVEIIVKKGARVRYTTIQNWSTNVYNLVTKRAVAYQDAVMEWVDGNLGSKITMKYPSVFLMEPGAHGEILSLAFAGPGQHQDAGGKVIHVAPNTTSTIISKSISKGGGRTSYRGLLKVYPGAKNSKSTVRCDALLLDAESRSDTYPVMEIDEEQVTIGHEATVSKVGEEQLFYLMSRGIDETEATKMIVNGFVEPIVKELPMEYAIELNRLIELQMEGAVG from the coding sequence ATGACAGCCGTTAGACCAGAAGAGATCGTCACCGGATACAAGTACGGCTGGCATGACCCCGACTTCAAGCCGGTCAACGTTGTCCGCAAGGGCCTCGACAAGGAGATCGTCGCCTCGATCTCGGCGATGAAGGGCGAGCCGATGTGGATGCGCGAGCAGCGCCTGCGCGCGCTCGACATCTTCGAGTCCAAGCCCATGCCGAAGGGCTTCTGGGGCGGCAACCTGGAGGGCTACCCGCTGGACTTCCAGGACATCTACTACTACGTGAAGCCCATGGAGGGGCAGGGGCGCACCTGGGAAGAGGTCCCTCCCGAGATCAAGCGCACCTTCGACAAGCTCGGCATCCCCGAGGCGGAGCGCAAGTTCCTGGCCGGCGTCGGCGCCCAGTATGACTCCGAGGTCGTCTATCACAAGATCCGCGAGGACCTCGAGAAGCTCGGCGTCATCTTCGTGGACATGGACACCGGCCTGCGCGAGCACGAGGACATCGTCCGGCAGTACTTCGGCACCATCGTGCCGGCAGCCGACAACAAATTCGCGGCCCTGAACTCGGCCGTGTGGTCGGGGGGCAGCTTCGTCTACGTGCCCGCCGGCGTGCGAGTGGACATCCCGCTCCAGGCCTACTTCCGGATCAACACGGAGAGCATGGGGCAGTTCGAGCGCACGCTGATCATCGCCGAAGAGGGCAGCTACGTGCACTACGTCGAGGGCTGCACGGCTCCGACTTACTCGAACGACTCGCTGCACTCGGCGGTGGTCGAGATCATCGTCAAGAAGGGCGCACGCGTGCGCTACACGACCATCCAGAACTGGTCGACGAACGTCTACAACCTGGTGACGAAGCGCGCGGTGGCCTACCAGGACGCCGTGATGGAGTGGGTCGACGGCAACCTCGGCTCGAAAATCACGATGAAGTACCCGAGCGTGTTCCTGATGGAGCCGGGCGCCCACGGCGAGATCCTTTCGCTGGCGTTCGCCGGCCCGGGCCAGCACCAGGACGCCGGCGGCAAGGTCATCCACGTCGCCCCGAACACGACTTCGACCATCATCTCGAAGTCCATCTCCAAGGGCGGCGGCCGGACGAGCTACAGGGGCCTCCTGAAGGTCTACCCCGGCGCCAAGAACTCGAAGTCGACGGTGCGCTGCGACGCGCTCCTGCTGGACGCCGAGTCGCGCTCCGACACCTACCCGGTGATGGAGATCGACGAGGAGCAGGTGACCATCGGCCACGAGGCGACAGTGAGCAAGGTCGGCGAAGAGCAGCTCTTCTACCTGATGAGCCGCGGCATCGACGAGACCGAGGCCACGAAGATGATCGTGAACGGCTTCGTCGAGCCGATCGTCAAGGAACTGCCGATGGAGTACGCCATCGAGTTGAACCGCCTGATCGAGCTCCAGATGGAGGGCGCGGTCGGGTAG
- the sufC gene encoding Fe-S cluster assembly ATPase SufC, producing the protein MTEHATLKIVDLTVAVEGKQILNGLSLEVSVGEVHAIMGPNGSGKSTLANTLMGHPRYQVTGGRIYFKGEDITDLTPDKRAKRGLFLAMQYPTAIPGVTMVNFLRAALKNVRGADIPVREFRTQLLNTMALLKMDESFARRYVNDGFSGGEKKRAEVLQMGILRPQMAIMDETDSGLDIDALRTVAEGINALRSPEMGILLITHYQRMLNYVTPDFVHVLYRGRIVRSGGPELAAELEEKGYDWITKEIDEAEGALATSA; encoded by the coding sequence ATGACTGAGCACGCAACACTGAAGATCGTAGACCTGACCGTCGCCGTAGAGGGCAAGCAGATCCTCAACGGCCTCAGCCTGGAGGTGTCCGTGGGCGAAGTCCACGCCATCATGGGCCCGAACGGCTCCGGCAAGAGCACGCTCGCGAACACCCTCATGGGCCACCCGCGCTACCAGGTCACCGGCGGCCGCATCTACTTCAAGGGTGAGGACATCACCGACCTCACGCCGGACAAGCGGGCGAAGAGGGGCCTCTTCCTGGCCATGCAGTACCCGACCGCCATCCCCGGCGTCACGATGGTGAACTTTCTGCGGGCGGCGCTGAAGAACGTGCGCGGCGCCGACATCCCGGTGCGCGAGTTCCGCACGCAGCTGCTGAATACGATGGCCCTCCTCAAAATGGACGAGTCGTTTGCCCGCCGCTACGTCAACGACGGCTTCTCCGGCGGCGAGAAGAAGCGCGCCGAGGTGCTGCAGATGGGCATCCTTCGGCCGCAGATGGCGATCATGGACGAGACCGACTCCGGCCTCGACATCGACGCCCTGCGCACCGTGGCCGAGGGCATCAACGCCCTGCGCAGCCCGGAGATGGGCATCCTGCTCATCACCCACTACCAGCGCATGCTGAATTACGTCACGCCCGACTTCGTCCACGTGCTCTACCGCGGCCGCATCGTCCGCTCCGGCGGGCCAGAGCTGGCGGCGGAGCTGGAGGAGAAGGGCTACGACTGGATCACCAAGGAGATCGACGAGGCGGAGGGCGCGCTTGCGACTTCCGCATAG
- a CDS encoding ArsR family transcriptional regulator: METTREQVLRLVRGHREITTAQIAEALGVSQAAVRRHLDGLRADGLIDARLDRHGVGRPSLVFFPTERGEESSGRRYLQLLTRLFRRLDRMDETAVGGRSGREVLEEALSEVAFEVAAAHEAEVVGTTLAERVQRASRALKEEGIVDGWRPDGDSGFRLVNGECPYIRIAEITDAPCRSDRQSIELLIGAHVDQIRRIAEGSPVCEYIVREPRPAEGAAGA, from the coding sequence GTGGAGACTACCCGCGAGCAGGTGTTGCGGCTGGTGCGGGGCCATCGCGAGATAACCACCGCCCAGATTGCTGAGGCGCTGGGCGTCAGCCAGGCGGCCGTCCGCCGGCATCTCGACGGCCTTCGCGCGGACGGGCTCATCGATGCCCGTCTGGACCGGCACGGCGTCGGCAGGCCCTCGCTGGTCTTCTTCCCGACGGAGCGCGGCGAAGAGAGCTCCGGCAGGCGCTACCTCCAGCTCCTGACCCGCCTCTTCCGGCGGCTCGACCGCATGGACGAGACCGCGGTCGGCGGCCGGTCGGGGCGCGAGGTCCTCGAGGAAGCGCTGTCGGAAGTCGCCTTCGAGGTGGCGGCCGCGCACGAGGCCGAGGTCGTCGGTACGACCCTGGCCGAGCGCGTCCAGCGCGCAAGCCGCGCCCTCAAGGAGGAGGGTATCGTCGACGGCTGGCGGCCGGACGGCGATTCCGGCTTCCGGCTCGTGAACGGCGAATGCCCCTACATCCGGATCGCCGAGATCACGGATGCGCCCTGCCGCTCCGACCGCCAGAGCATCGAGCTCCTGATCGGGGCGCACGTCGACCAGATCAGGCGCATCGCCGAGGGCTCGCCGGTGTGCGAGTACATAGTCCGCGAGCCGCGGCCGGCCGAAGGCGCGGCTGGTGCCTAG
- a CDS encoding formate/nitrite transporter family protein — protein sequence MQDHPASFDLLLPPAMAERAEEVGVAKANMPLHRMFVLAVLAGAFIALGANFFTVVVTESSLGFGPSRLLGGLAFSLGLILVVIGGAELFTGNNLMVMAFAAGKVQAVRLLAVWAVVYAGNFAGAVATAVLVLLSGQWRLGGEEVGATAVRIASAKVDLDFEGAFFLGVLCNALVCLAVWLTYSARSTIDKAVAIVFPISAFVAAGFEHSIANMYFIPLGILLENRVGAASSADLGWVAFASDNLLPVTLGNMVGGGVLVGLVYWFAYLWHRQGK from the coding sequence ATGCAAGACCACCCGGCCTCATTCGACCTGCTCCTCCCGCCCGCGATGGCCGAGCGGGCTGAGGAGGTCGGTGTCGCGAAAGCGAACATGCCATTGCACCGCATGTTCGTCCTCGCGGTCTTGGCCGGCGCTTTCATTGCGCTCGGCGCCAACTTCTTCACGGTCGTCGTCACGGAGAGCAGCCTTGGCTTCGGGCCCTCCCGGCTTCTTGGGGGCCTCGCCTTCAGCCTGGGCCTGATACTCGTGGTCATCGGCGGCGCCGAGCTGTTCACGGGCAACAACCTCATGGTCATGGCCTTCGCTGCCGGCAAGGTGCAGGCCGTGCGCCTACTGGCCGTGTGGGCTGTCGTGTACGCCGGGAACTTTGCCGGCGCTGTCGCCACAGCGGTCCTCGTGCTCCTCTCAGGCCAGTGGAGACTCGGCGGGGAGGAGGTGGGGGCCACCGCGGTCCGTATCGCCAGCGCGAAGGTAGACTTGGACTTCGAGGGGGCGTTCTTCCTCGGCGTCCTCTGCAACGCCCTGGTCTGCCTCGCGGTGTGGCTGACCTACAGCGCCCGCAGCACCATCGACAAGGCTGTCGCGATCGTGTTCCCGATTTCCGCTTTCGTGGCCGCCGGCTTCGAGCACAGCATCGCGAACATGTACTTCATCCCCCTGGGCATTCTGCTCGAAAACAGAGTGGGCGCCGCTTCCTCCGCGGACCTGGGTTGGGTCGCCTTCGCCTCTGACAACCTCCTCCCCGTCACGCTGGGCAACATGGTCGGCGGCGGCGTGCTCGTGGGCCTCGTCTACTGGTTCGCGTACCTCTGGCATCGGCAAGGCAAATAG